A genome region from Baekduia alba includes the following:
- the mobA gene encoding molybdenum cofactor guanylyltransferase encodes MAAAAKSLASPVGVVLAGGRGRRLGGDKAIVELEGRALILYVLEALHEVCDDVAVVAKRDTIVPPLGGIADLWVEPDEPRHPLAGVAHALRLATGRPVLVVAVDLPLMDAATLRAIAATDPGDAAVVVPRIYGRLMPLCALYTPRAAAGLASFAPDARATAVVESLGVREVDGLDPTAFYNVNAPEDLLQASVLLATS; translated from the coding sequence ATGGCGGCCGCCGCCAAGAGCCTCGCGTCACCCGTCGGCGTCGTCCTCGCCGGGGGTCGCGGACGCCGCCTGGGCGGCGACAAGGCGATCGTCGAGCTCGAGGGCCGGGCGCTCATCCTGTACGTGCTGGAGGCGCTGCACGAGGTCTGCGACGACGTCGCGGTCGTCGCCAAGCGCGACACGATCGTGCCGCCGCTGGGCGGGATCGCCGACCTGTGGGTCGAGCCCGACGAGCCGCGCCACCCGCTGGCCGGCGTCGCGCACGCGCTGCGGCTGGCGACGGGCCGCCCGGTCCTGGTCGTGGCGGTCGACCTGCCGCTCATGGACGCGGCGACGCTGCGGGCGATCGCCGCCACCGACCCGGGCGACGCGGCCGTCGTGGTGCCGCGCATCTACGGGCGGCTGATGCCGCTCTGCGCGCTGTACACGCCGCGCGCGGCGGCGGGGCTGGCGAGCTTCGCGCCGGACGCCCGCGCCACCGCGGTGGTGGAGTCGCTCGGCGTGCGCGAGGTCGACGGCCTGGATCCGACCGCGTTCTACAACGTCAACGCGCCGGAGGATCTGCTCCAGGCGTCGGTTCTCCTCGCCACGAGCTAG
- a CDS encoding PilZ domain-containing protein, with the protein MEVLLERHVPVDITLDGGWHLTAQVTSVGRDHVDLGPLDQPLRLPAHLRWCGATIAWKTRIGAAHRRGILVHGAQDGQLRLHPVGDPLKVQRRQFVRVPAELSTAVIAPDKRLTTRTLDVSVGGMLVAPADTLTLDDTVRFALDLGAITISGDGRVVRGTAEGARGILFCDLQGRAERQLSHYVAQRQRELIAGSRPTRA; encoded by the coding sequence GTGGAGGTCCTGCTCGAACGCCACGTCCCGGTCGACATCACCCTCGATGGCGGCTGGCACCTGACGGCGCAGGTGACCTCCGTCGGCCGCGACCACGTCGACCTCGGCCCGCTCGACCAGCCGCTGCGCCTGCCCGCCCACCTGCGCTGGTGCGGCGCGACGATCGCCTGGAAGACGCGGATCGGCGCCGCGCACCGCCGCGGGATCCTCGTCCACGGCGCGCAGGACGGCCAGCTGCGCCTGCATCCGGTCGGCGACCCGTTGAAGGTCCAGCGCCGCCAGTTCGTCCGCGTCCCGGCCGAGCTGTCGACGGCCGTCATCGCGCCGGACAAGCGCCTGACGACCCGCACGCTCGACGTGTCGGTCGGCGGCATGCTCGTCGCGCCGGCCGACACGCTGACGCTCGACGACACCGTCCGCTTCGCGCTCGACCTCGGCGCCATCACGATCTCCGGCGACGGCCGCGTCGTCCGCGGCACCGCGGAGGGCGCCCGCGGCATCCTGTTCTGCGACCTCCAGGGCCGGGCCGAGCGCCAGCTCTCGCACTACGTCGCGCAGCGTCAGCGCGAGCTCATCGCGGGCTCACGTCCCACGCGAGCATGA
- the moaA gene encoding GTP 3',8-cyclase MoaA: MPREPLQDGHGRRISDLRVSVTDRCNFRCQYCMPAEGLPWLERDGVLTFEEIARLTTLLAEMGIRTVRLTGGEPLVRRDFPRLAAMLTPIAGLDEVSVTTNGYLLERDAAALVEAGIARFNVSVDSLQRDRFFTQTRRDALPRVLRGLEHLASFPEAHPIKVNAVAIRGFTEAEVLPFARFAREHPYEVRFIEYMPLDGDRSWDMSQVLTGAEIRAAIHAVYPLADADRAPHATARTHAFADGVGRIGFINPVSEPFCGDCDRIRLTADGRLRTCLFSLNETDLRTPLRTGATDDDLERIVRTAVWAKELKHRVNEPGFVQPARTMSAIGG, from the coding sequence ATGCCACGCGAGCCGCTCCAGGACGGGCACGGCCGCCGGATCTCGGACCTGCGCGTGTCGGTCACGGATCGGTGCAACTTCCGCTGCCAGTACTGCATGCCGGCCGAGGGCCTGCCCTGGTTGGAGCGCGACGGCGTCCTGACCTTCGAGGAGATCGCGCGGCTCACGACGCTGCTGGCCGAGATGGGCATCCGGACCGTCCGGCTGACCGGCGGCGAGCCGCTCGTCCGCCGCGACTTCCCGCGGCTCGCCGCGATGCTCACCCCGATCGCCGGACTCGACGAGGTCTCGGTCACCACCAACGGCTACCTGCTCGAGCGCGACGCCGCGGCGCTCGTCGAGGCCGGGATCGCCCGCTTCAACGTCTCGGTCGACTCGCTGCAGCGCGACCGCTTCTTCACGCAGACCCGGCGCGACGCGCTGCCCCGCGTCCTGCGCGGCCTCGAGCACCTCGCGTCGTTCCCGGAGGCCCACCCGATCAAGGTCAACGCGGTCGCGATCCGGGGCTTCACCGAGGCCGAGGTCCTGCCCTTCGCCCGCTTCGCCCGCGAGCACCCCTACGAGGTGCGCTTCATCGAGTACATGCCGCTCGACGGCGACCGCTCCTGGGACATGTCGCAGGTGCTGACGGGCGCCGAGATCCGCGCCGCGATCCACGCCGTCTACCCGCTGGCCGACGCCGACCGCGCGCCGCACGCCACCGCACGGACCCACGCGTTCGCCGACGGCGTGGGCCGCATCGGCTTCATCAACCCGGTGTCCGAGCCGTTCTGCGGCGACTGCGACCGTATCCGCCTGACGGCCGACGGCCGCCTGCGCACCTGCCTCTTCAGCCTCAACGAGACCGACCTGCGCACGCCGCTGCGCACCGGCGCCACCGACGACGACCTCGAGCGGATCGTCCGGACCGCGGTGTGGGCCAAGGAGCTCAAGCACCGCGTCAACGAGCCGGGCTTCGTCCAGCCCGCGCGGACGATGTCCGCGATCGGCGGCTAG
- a CDS encoding NAD(P)-dependent alcohol dehydrogenase, with the protein MSTPARALWAPEAKARFEPTTIERRALGATDVAIDIQFCGICHSDIHQVEGDWGRNLFPMVPGHEIAGVVSAVGAEVTRVKAGDRVGVGCFVDSCGACEWCVAGDEHFCVKGVVATYNHVNYDGTPTYGGYSDHIVVDERFAVTIPDGLALDHAAPLLCAGITMYSPLKRWGAGPGQAVAIVGMGGLGHVGVQIAAAMGADVTVLSQTLSKQADGRRFGAKDYFATSDKDTFKALRGRFDLIVNTVSANLPLDEYLALLKPRGAMVSVGLPVEPDRVHAGSLVSRDRILTGSNTGGIPLTQEMIDFCAAHGVAPAIEVIDAARVDEAYERVPRSDVRYRFVIDVSTLG; encoded by the coding sequence ATGAGCACCCCCGCCCGCGCCCTGTGGGCCCCTGAGGCCAAGGCCAGGTTCGAGCCGACGACCATCGAGCGGCGCGCGCTGGGCGCGACCGACGTCGCCATCGACATCCAGTTCTGCGGCATCTGCCACAGCGACATCCACCAGGTCGAGGGCGACTGGGGCCGCAACCTGTTCCCGATGGTCCCGGGGCACGAGATCGCGGGCGTCGTGAGCGCGGTCGGCGCCGAGGTCACGCGCGTGAAGGCCGGCGACCGCGTCGGCGTCGGCTGCTTCGTCGACTCCTGCGGCGCCTGCGAGTGGTGCGTCGCCGGCGACGAGCACTTCTGCGTCAAGGGCGTGGTCGCGACCTACAACCACGTCAACTACGACGGCACGCCGACCTACGGCGGCTACAGCGACCACATCGTCGTCGACGAGCGCTTCGCCGTGACGATCCCCGACGGGTTGGCGCTCGACCACGCCGCGCCGCTGCTGTGCGCCGGCATCACGATGTACAGCCCGCTCAAGCGCTGGGGCGCCGGGCCGGGCCAGGCGGTCGCGATCGTCGGCATGGGCGGCCTCGGCCACGTCGGCGTGCAGATCGCGGCGGCGATGGGCGCCGACGTCACGGTCCTGAGCCAGACGCTGAGCAAGCAGGCCGACGGCCGCCGGTTCGGCGCCAAGGACTACTTCGCCACCAGCGACAAGGACACGTTCAAGGCGCTGCGCGGCCGCTTCGACCTGATCGTCAACACGGTGTCGGCCAACCTGCCGCTGGACGAGTACCTGGCGTTGCTCAAGCCGCGCGGCGCGATGGTCTCGGTCGGCCTGCCCGTCGAGCCCGACCGCGTCCACGCCGGCTCGCTGGTCAGCCGCGACCGCATCCTGACCGGCTCGAACACCGGCGGCATCCCGCTGACGCAGGAGATGATCGACTTCTGCGCCGCGCACGGGGTCGCCCCGGCGATCGAGGTCATCGACGCCGCCCGCGTCGACGAGGCCTACGAGCGCGTGCCGCGCTCCGACGTCCGCTACCGCTTCGTGATCGACGTCTCCACGCTGGGTTGA
- a CDS encoding uracil-DNA glycosylase, producing MGSAGAAAELEALAQEIRAHKGAGCGFEVCETCTQLVPGVGPASAAIVIVGEAPGAKEDAGGVPFVGAAGKFLDVLLAEAGIARDDVFITNVVKARPPKNRDPKRDEVAHHWPWLERQLAIISPQLVVPLGRHALARFAPDARIADAHGAVLEVGGRRLFPLYHPAAALYNGALRSTLLDDARALGRALTSIRSTRTRGL from the coding sequence ATGGGTAGCGCCGGGGCCGCGGCGGAGCTGGAGGCGCTCGCGCAGGAGATCCGCGCCCACAAGGGCGCGGGCTGCGGCTTCGAGGTCTGCGAGACGTGCACGCAGCTCGTGCCCGGCGTCGGGCCGGCGAGCGCGGCGATCGTCATCGTCGGCGAGGCGCCCGGCGCCAAGGAGGACGCGGGCGGCGTGCCGTTCGTCGGGGCGGCCGGCAAGTTCCTGGACGTGCTGCTCGCCGAGGCCGGCATCGCGCGCGACGACGTGTTCATCACCAACGTGGTCAAGGCGCGTCCGCCCAAGAACCGCGACCCCAAGCGCGACGAGGTCGCCCACCACTGGCCGTGGCTGGAGCGCCAGTTGGCCATCATCTCGCCCCAGCTGGTGGTGCCCTTGGGTCGGCACGCGCTCGCGCGCTTCGCGCCCGACGCCAGGATCGCCGACGCCCACGGCGCGGTCCTGGAGGTCGGCGGCCGCCGCCTCTTCCCGCTCTACCACCCCGCCGCGGCGCTCTACAACGGCGCGTTGCGCAGCACGCTGCTGGACGACGCCCGCGCGCTGGGCCGGGCGCTGACCTCGATCAGATCCACTAGAACTCGAGGTCTATGA
- a CDS encoding LLM class flavin-dependent oxidoreductase — protein sequence MSSRRAIFVAPFDELADPRLLADLAAEAEAAGWDGFFLWDHIVYSAPTSAVLDPWVAMAAIAMTTNKLLTGPLVTPLSRRRPHKLARETVTLDLLSEGRLVLGVGLGSDNHGELAPFGEVAEPREQATLLDDALTKIQDYWGGTFLPRPVQRPRIPIWAAARWPARRPVRRAARLDGLFPIGVPDPDGLATLREEILQQRAEERIDGPYDLAITHDEPYDPAPWEAAGATWTLRSFGSQPKLADVRAVIAAGIDG from the coding sequence ATGTCCTCGCGCCGCGCGATCTTCGTCGCCCCCTTCGACGAGCTGGCCGACCCGCGGCTGCTCGCCGACCTCGCCGCCGAGGCCGAGGCCGCCGGCTGGGACGGCTTCTTCCTGTGGGACCACATCGTCTACAGCGCGCCGACCAGCGCGGTGCTGGACCCGTGGGTCGCGATGGCCGCGATCGCGATGACCACCAACAAGCTCCTGACCGGCCCGCTGGTCACGCCGCTGTCGCGCCGCCGGCCGCACAAGCTGGCGCGCGAGACCGTGACCCTGGACCTGCTCAGCGAGGGCCGGCTCGTGCTCGGCGTCGGCCTCGGCTCCGACAACCACGGCGAGCTCGCGCCGTTCGGCGAGGTCGCCGAGCCGCGCGAGCAGGCCACGCTCCTCGACGACGCGCTGACCAAGATCCAGGACTACTGGGGCGGGACGTTCCTGCCGCGGCCCGTGCAGCGCCCGCGGATCCCGATCTGGGCGGCGGCCCGCTGGCCGGCGCGCAGGCCCGTGCGCCGCGCCGCGCGCCTGGACGGCCTGTTCCCGATCGGCGTGCCGGACCCGGATGGGCTCGCGACGCTGCGCGAGGAGATCCTCCAGCAGCGCGCCGAGGAGCGGATCGATGGGCCCTACGACCTCGCGATCACCCACGACGAGCCCTACGACCCCGCGCCGTGGGAGGCCGCCGGCGCGACCTGGACGCTGCGCAGCTTCGGGTCGCAGCCCAAGCTGGCCGACGTGCGCGCGGTCATCGCCGCCGGGATCGATGGGTAG
- a CDS encoding RNA polymerase sigma factor, with the protein MLAATVRVTRDLDAAEDCVQDAYLAALDAWTRDGVPARPGAWLTTVARRGALNALTRGRTLQTKLPLLIEPAQDEAEMIVDAEHDPAIPDDRLRLVFTCCHPALAREAQVALTLRLVCGVATPDVAAAFLVAEPTMAARITRAKKKIAAAAIPYAVPTRSELPARLDAVLTVVHLLASTAHAAPSGDALVRVDLAERALDLARMLYVLLPAEPEVAGLLALLLVHQARHAGRTGGDGRLVRLEDQDRASWDRDLIAQADRLVVAALSAPADGPAPGRYALQGAIAALHAQAPTYAETDWPQILALYDALLAHWPSPVVALNRAVARAMVEGPEAGLADVAALEADDRLAGYRYLPATKADLLARLGRHAEAADAYRAALALTDSAPERAYLEERLG; encoded by the coding sequence GTGCTCGCCGCGACGGTGCGCGTCACCCGCGACCTGGACGCCGCCGAGGACTGCGTCCAGGATGCCTATCTCGCCGCGCTGGACGCGTGGACGCGCGACGGCGTCCCGGCGCGGCCGGGCGCGTGGCTGACCACGGTCGCGCGGCGCGGCGCGCTGAACGCGCTGACCCGCGGCAGGACGCTGCAGACCAAGCTGCCGCTCCTGATCGAGCCGGCGCAGGACGAGGCCGAGATGATCGTCGACGCAGAGCACGACCCCGCCATCCCCGACGACCGGCTGCGGCTCGTCTTCACCTGCTGCCACCCGGCGCTCGCCCGCGAGGCACAGGTCGCGCTGACGCTGCGCCTGGTCTGCGGCGTCGCGACGCCCGACGTCGCCGCGGCCTTCCTGGTCGCCGAGCCGACGATGGCGGCGCGGATCACGCGCGCCAAGAAGAAGATCGCGGCCGCGGCGATCCCCTACGCGGTCCCGACCCGCAGCGAGCTGCCCGCGCGGCTGGACGCGGTCCTGACCGTCGTGCACCTGCTGGCGAGCACCGCGCACGCGGCGCCGTCGGGCGACGCGCTGGTCCGCGTCGACCTGGCCGAGCGCGCGCTCGACCTCGCGCGCATGTTGTACGTGTTGCTGCCGGCCGAGCCGGAGGTGGCCGGCCTGCTCGCGCTGCTGCTCGTCCACCAGGCGCGCCATGCCGGGCGCACCGGCGGCGACGGGCGCCTCGTCCGGCTGGAGGACCAGGACCGCGCGTCCTGGGACCGGGACCTGATCGCCCAGGCCGACCGGCTCGTGGTCGCCGCGCTGAGCGCGCCGGCGGACGGCCCGGCGCCCGGGCGCTACGCGCTGCAGGGCGCGATCGCCGCGCTGCACGCCCAGGCGCCGACCTACGCCGAGACCGACTGGCCGCAGATCCTCGCGCTCTACGACGCGCTGCTGGCGCACTGGCCGTCGCCGGTCGTCGCGCTCAACCGCGCGGTCGCGCGGGCGATGGTCGAGGGTCCGGAAGCCGGGCTGGCCGACGTCGCGGCGCTGGAGGCCGACGACCGGCTGGCCGGCTACCGGTACTTGCCCGCGACCAAGGCCGACCTGCTCGCGCGGCTGGGCCGCCACGCCGAGGCCGCCGACGCCTACCGCGCGGCGCTGGCGCTGACCGACTCGGCGCCCGAGCGCGCCTACCTCGAGGAGCGCCTGGGATAG
- a CDS encoding YciI family protein codes for MPRYAVLLYERVAPEDLPEEVRAAHAALPERVAAAGGRIVAGLAVGEPETATSIRGDLLTDGPFIETKEVMGGLFIIEARDLDHAIALAKMTPVVEGGVEVRPLLGFMVLE; via the coding sequence ATGCCCCGCTACGCCGTCCTGCTCTACGAGCGCGTCGCCCCCGAGGACCTCCCCGAGGAGGTCCGCGCCGCGCACGCCGCCCTGCCCGAGCGCGTCGCCGCGGCCGGCGGCCGGATCGTCGCCGGCCTCGCCGTCGGCGAGCCCGAGACCGCCACGTCGATCCGCGGCGACCTGCTGACCGACGGCCCGTTCATCGAGACCAAGGAGGTCATGGGCGGCCTGTTCATCATCGAGGCGCGCGACCTCGACCACGCGATCGCGCTGGCGAAGATGACGCCGGTCGTCGAGGGCGGCGTGGAGGTGCGCCCGCTGCTCGGCTTCATGGTGCTGGAGTGA